Proteins found in one Brachyspira murdochii DSM 12563 genomic segment:
- a CDS encoding ankyrin repeat domain-containing protein translates to MKKFILMVALSILISCSNKSNNTQNNITLNNNTNITVNNTTQNTNQITSKQTNAVIKKKFKNIYPIKPYTEEEIDEILYKTIDTELANYGISDNSKKERREEEKQKMQNIKDLLLEGINSKDEDGNGVLTLMQKLDYRNYAYNDLVKWLVEHGISLDDTRILDYDYTDNMIDYLLDSGVNFDYQTVYNKIDLKNNNYNLISKLIKKLESAGYYFSDIDYQLQSDLLFQSILADNLDLVILFLKLGADINSINRMSDGYVGTPLMYSAYYEKYDIMDYLKEKNADITIHCFQDTEELESIHTYDSHISFVLMENFPVLSPTNLINTVITGNNNEDLMIRILNKISQTFKFADTSYIYSPASQTEFTNNNEKYILIQSHILNEEYVENLILMEKYVYDFEVNDKYFNYVTIWKRDKNDENKAEFVTGFYPIQNDDYSQIYDIASSGNYITIESIDDGVYYYTFIIENNDFYLDKFSMEKYNRSDNNKKEEEHYYNYKIDASKFNHTSRIKAIDLERGFFNKLIEEYNK, encoded by the coding sequence ATGAAGAAATTTATATTAATGGTAGCTTTAAGTATTCTAATAAGCTGTAGTAACAAATCTAATAACACACAAAATAATATTACACTTAATAACAATACAAACATAACAGTAAATAATACTACACAAAATACAAATCAAATTACAAGTAAGCAAACAAATGCCGTAATAAAGAAAAAATTTAAAAATATATATCCTATCAAGCCATATACAGAAGAAGAAATCGATGAGATATTATACAAAACCATTGACACAGAATTAGCAAATTATGGAATATCTGATAATTCCAAAAAAGAAAGAAGAGAAGAAGAAAAACAAAAAATGCAGAATATTAAAGATTTACTTTTGGAAGGGATAAACAGCAAAGATGAAGATGGAAACGGCGTATTGACTCTAATGCAGAAACTTGACTATAGAAATTATGCTTATAATGATTTAGTGAAATGGCTTGTTGAACATGGCATTAGTTTAGATGATACTAGAATATTAGATTATGATTATACTGATAATATGATAGATTATTTATTAGATAGCGGAGTTAATTTTGATTATCAAACAGTATATAATAAAATTGACTTAAAAAATAATAATTATAATTTAATATCAAAATTGATTAAAAAGTTAGAATCTGCAGGTTATTATTTTTCTGATATAGATTATCAATTACAAAGTGATTTATTATTTCAGTCTATTTTAGCTGATAATTTGGATTTAGTAATATTATTTTTAAAACTTGGTGCTGATATTAACTCTATAAACAGAATGAGTGATGGTTATGTTGGAACTCCTTTAATGTATAGTGCCTATTATGAAAAGTATGATATTATGGATTATTTAAAAGAGAAAAATGCAGATATTACTATTCACTGCTTTCAAGATACAGAAGAATTAGAAAGTATTCATACTTATGATAGCCATATATCTTTTGTATTGATGGAAAATTTTCCTGTTTTAAGTCCTACAAATTTAATTAATACTGTTATCACTGGAAATAATAATGAAGATTTAATGATAAGAATATTAAATAAAATATCTCAAACTTTTAAATTTGCAGATACTAGCTATATTTATTCTCCTGCCTCACAAACTGAATTTACAAACAATAATGAAAAATATATTTTAATACAAAGTCATATATTAAATGAAGAATATGTAGAAAATCTTATATTAATGGAAAAATATGTATATGATTTTGAAGTAAACGATAAATATTTTAATTATGTAACTATATGGAAAAGAGATAAAAACGATGAAAATAAAGCAGAGTTTGTAACAGGCTTTTATCCAATACAAAATGATGACTACTCACAAATTTATGATATTGCCTCATCAGGAAATTATATTACAATAGAATCAATAGATGATGGAGTATATTATTATACATTTATAATAGAAAATAATGATTTTTATTTAGATAAATTTTCTATGGAAAAGTATAATAGATCAGACAATAACAAAAAAGAAGAAGAGCATTATTATAATTATAAGATAGATGCTAGTAAATTTAATCATACTAGCAGAATAAAAGCTATTGATTTAGAAAGAGGTTTCTTCAATAAGTTAATAGAAGAATATAATAAATAA
- a CDS encoding Rpn family recombination-promoting nuclease/putative transposase, whose amino-acid sequence MKKNINTKQIKYFNPLNDYFIRYLFTDKGSSETILLDFINSIMINANMKTFRSLEILTPFNLKKNKNLKETIVDVKCITQNGSVVIIEIQLQGNSRFPERILYYWAANYSKLLKHGERYDELTPVISINLLNFNLDKTKNIHSCYMLYEMNNKKLLTDHLQIHIIELKKFKKNVLSKDLNYWLKIFTSKNLEASMSEIVKEKPIMEEVQKKYNNFVKSRLMMMEYEKKEAYLYGNQIMLDEERRLGIEEGIKKGKEEGIREGKEEGIREGIEQGIEKGIEKEKYSLARNMKNKNMDLNLISELTGLSIEEIKKL is encoded by the coding sequence ATGAAAAAAAATATAAATACTAAACAAATAAAATACTTTAATCCTTTGAATGATTATTTTATAAGATATCTATTTACTGATAAAGGAAGCAGCGAAACTATACTTTTAGATTTTATTAATTCTATAATGATTAATGCTAATATGAAAACTTTCCGTTCTTTAGAGATACTCACACCATTCAACTTGAAAAAAAATAAAAATCTGAAAGAAACTATTGTTGATGTCAAGTGCATAACTCAAAATGGATCTGTTGTTATTATAGAAATACAATTACAAGGTAACTCAAGATTTCCAGAAAGAATACTTTATTATTGGGCAGCTAATTACAGTAAGTTATTAAAACATGGCGAAAGATATGATGAACTTACTCCAGTAATAAGTATCAATCTTCTTAATTTTAATTTAGATAAAACAAAGAATATACATTCCTGTTATATGCTTTATGAGATGAATAATAAAAAACTTCTAACCGACCATCTTCAAATACATATAATAGAATTAAAAAAATTTAAGAAAAATGTATTATCTAAAGATTTAAATTACTGGCTCAAAATATTTACAAGTAAAAATTTGGAGGCATCTATGTCTGAAATAGTAAAAGAAAAACCTATAATGGAAGAAGTACAGAAAAAATATAATAATTTTGTAAAAAGCAGATTGATGATGATGGAATATGAAAAAAAAGAGGCTTATTTATATGGCAATCAAATAATGCTTGATGAGGAGAGAAGATTAGGAATAGAAGAAGGTATTAAGAAAGGTAAAGAAGAAGGCATAAGAGAGGGTAAAGAAGAAGGCATAAGAGAAGGCATAGAACAAGGTATAGAAAAAGGTATAGAAAAAGAAAAATATTCTCTAGCTAGAAATATGAAAAATAAAAATATGGATTTAAATCTTATAAGTGAATTAACAGGATTGAGTATAGAAGAAATAAAAAAATTATAA
- the rpiB gene encoding ribose 5-phosphate isomerase B, which produces MKIAIGGDHSSIELKKEITRYLEELGHDVKDFGTYTPESVDYPIYGKKVADEVASGRYEGGVLICGTGIGISLAANKVKGIRAAVCSEPYSAKLSKQHNNSNIIAFGARVVGVDLAKMIVKEWLDAEYEGGRHSRRVELLTKIENGEEI; this is translated from the coding sequence ATGAAAATAGCTATAGGCGGAGATCATTCTTCTATAGAGTTAAAAAAAGAGATAACAAGATATTTAGAAGAATTGGGACATGATGTAAAAGACTTTGGCACTTATACTCCTGAGAGTGTAGATTATCCTATATATGGAAAAAAAGTTGCTGATGAGGTGGCAAGCGGAAGATATGAGGGAGGCGTTTTAATATGCGGTACTGGTATTGGCATATCATTAGCGGCAAATAAGGTTAAAGGAATAAGGGCAGCAGTTTGCAGTGAGCCTTATTCTGCTAAACTTTCTAAGCAGCATAACAATTCTAATATAATAGCATTCGGTGCTAGAGTAGTAGGTGTTGATTTAGCTAAAATGATAGTAAAAGAATGGCTTGATGCTGAATATGAAGGCGGACGTCATTCTAGAAGAGTTGAACTTCTCACAAAAATAGAGAACGGAGAAGAAATTTAA
- the msrA gene encoding peptide-methionine (S)-S-oxide reductase MsrA, with protein sequence MIKKIIITILSLLSVISCSQKLNSQNINNKDYDMTKTEIPDNVKYAYFSSGCFWGTEYWFEKSKGVISVVSGYAGGHKANPTYREVCTGLTGHLETVRVCYDPEKTTYEELVKLFFETHDFTQKNGQGPDIGSQYLSAIFYQNDEEKEIAEKYIKMLRDRNYDVATTLREYKNFYEAEDYHQDYYAKKGSMPYCHFYTKLF encoded by the coding sequence ATGATAAAAAAAATTATAATAACAATATTATCTTTATTATCAGTAATATCCTGTTCTCAAAAATTAAACAGCCAAAATATTAATAATAAGGACTATGATATGACGAAAACAGAAATACCAGATAATGTTAAATATGCATATTTTTCTTCAGGCTGCTTCTGGGGAACAGAATATTGGTTTGAAAAATCTAAAGGAGTCATTTCTGTTGTGAGCGGATATGCCGGAGGACATAAGGCTAATCCTACTTACAGAGAAGTATGCACTGGACTTACAGGTCATTTAGAAACAGTCAGAGTATGTTATGATCCAGAAAAAACAACTTATGAAGAGCTTGTAAAACTTTTCTTTGAAACTCATGACTTTACTCAAAAAAATGGTCAGGGGCCTGATATAGGATCACAGTATTTATCTGCTATATTCTATCAAAATGATGAAGAAAAAGAAATTGCAGAGAAATATATAAAAATGCTTAGAGATAGAAATTATGATGTGGCTACTACATTAAGAGAGTATAAAAACTTTTATGAGGCAGAAGACTATCATCAGGATTATTATGCTAAAAAAGGTTCTATGCCTTATTGTCATTTCTATACAAAATTATTTTAA
- the msrB gene encoding peptide-methionine (R)-S-oxide reductase MsrB — protein sequence MKKNIFLLILIFISIISCDENNDTSNTNDNIYSAADCSKTLSAQEYHVLINKGTELPFTGELLNNKEDGIYTCKICNTPLFRSEAKFNSGTGWPSFDDAIKENIKLEKDGNRIEVVCANCGGHLGHVFYNEGFTEKETRYCINSVSLNFINKFTNENYTNK from the coding sequence ATGAAAAAAAATATTTTTTTACTTATTTTAATATTTATAAGCATCATATCATGTGATGAAAATAATGATACTAGTAATACCAATGATAATATATACTCTGCAGCAGACTGCTCAAAAACTCTGTCTGCTCAGGAATATCATGTACTAATAAATAAAGGCACAGAACTTCCTTTTACTGGAGAGTTGTTAAATAATAAAGAAGACGGAATATACACATGCAAAATATGCAATACGCCTTTATTTCGTTCTGAAGCAAAATTCAATTCTGGTACCGGCTGGCCTAGTTTTGATGATGCTATAAAAGAAAATATAAAATTAGAAAAAGATGGTAATAGAATTGAAGTCGTATGTGCAAATTGCGGAGGACATTTAGGACATGTATTCTATAATGAAGGATTTACTGAAAAAGAAACAAGGTATTGTATAAACTCTGTTTCTCTTAATTTTATAAATAAATTTACAAATGAAAATTATACAAATAAATAA
- a CDS encoding LCP family protein — MTEHKKNNTNDDKALRTISQANKKAAMLVLFSAIIIVFVFGFIFYYFFFSKLNTAKKNDEPLYFSVLFIDDDREIYGAYVGIISSLHNRIGMIGLPRNIALWESSKDLPPIPLETLYKNGGENAVFRAIETSVDKKISYRIAIDNNQISDIIDLIGGVKMYVEEPIEFKDEEKGYELSFGIGEWLFTSSKVISYLHYLQMNGYSDIETLYRLEDVIINSMIGFIQSPQLRNILHSKDMRKAIASKVKSNLRPPDMKAFLDILANSNERTLVIENIDARLDDNGVLTPIFEGSAFIKQMDDLTLYVELKTQKSELTNEDVSLTVLNATTVAGLADRINIRMRYRGFAAGEYGNFTTNLNESVVLIRDGQIEKAFMVANEGRVSRVYAKTDRRVLNNAVLILGNDYYEITQ, encoded by the coding sequence ATGACTGAACATAAAAAAAATAATACTAATGATGATAAAGCTCTAAGAACTATAAGTCAGGCAAATAAGAAAGCTGCTATGCTTGTACTTTTTTCGGCTATTATTATCGTATTTGTATTTGGTTTTATATTTTATTACTTTTTCTTTAGTAAATTAAATACTGCAAAAAAGAATGATGAGCCTTTATATTTTTCTGTATTATTTATAGATGATGACAGAGAAATTTACGGTGCTTATGTAGGTATTATATCGAGTCTTCATAATAGGATAGGTATGATAGGGCTTCCGCGTAATATAGCTTTATGGGAAAGCAGTAAGGATTTACCTCCTATACCATTAGAAACTTTGTATAAAAACGGAGGAGAAAATGCTGTTTTTAGGGCTATAGAAACTTCTGTTGATAAAAAAATAAGTTATAGAATTGCTATTGATAATAATCAAATTTCTGATATTATAGACTTGATAGGCGGTGTGAAAATGTATGTTGAAGAGCCTATTGAGTTTAAAGATGAGGAGAAAGGATACGAGCTTTCATTTGGTATAGGGGAATGGCTTTTTACTAGCAGTAAAGTAATATCATATCTGCATTATCTTCAAATGAACGGATACAGCGATATAGAAACGCTTTATAGATTAGAAGATGTAATAATTAATTCTATGATAGGATTTATACAAAGTCCTCAGCTTAGAAATATTCTTCATTCTAAGGATATGCGTAAAGCTATAGCTTCAAAAGTAAAAAGTAATTTAAGACCTCCGGATATGAAGGCATTTTTGGATATACTAGCAAACAGCAATGAAAGGACATTAGTTATAGAAAATATAGATGCAAGACTAGATGACAATGGTGTACTAACTCCTATATTTGAAGGAAGTGCCTTTATTAAACAGATGGACGATTTAACATTATATGTAGAGCTTAAAACTCAAAAAAGTGAGCTAACTAATGAAGATGTGAGTTTGACAGTACTTAATGCCACTACAGTTGCAGGTCTTGCCGACAGAATAAATATAAGAATGCGTTATAGGGGGTTTGCAGCAGGGGAGTACGGCAATTTTACTACCAACTTGAATGAAAGTGTTGTACTTATAAGAGACGGTCAGATAGAAAAGGCATTTATGGTTGCAAATGAGGGCAGGGTAAGCCGAGTATATGCTAAAACTGACAGAAGAGTATTAAATAATGCAGTATTAATTTTGGGGAATGATTACTATGAAATTACACAATAA
- the rsfS gene encoding ribosome silencing factor — translation MKLHNNNINNNENNNELNTNENKSKPKKKKFIDREKAKELTLKAAKALDDKKLENITILDLDGVTTLSDYFLLATASSSPQMKAGSDAVYKELKEEGVLPYAENDNNPESVWYLSDYGFLVVHIFTEEGREYYNLDKLWHEAKKIDLL, via the coding sequence ATGAAATTACACAATAATAATATTAATAATAATGAAAACAATAATGAATTAAATACTAATGAAAACAAATCAAAGCCTAAAAAAAAGAAATTTATAGACAGAGAAAAAGCTAAAGAATTGACATTAAAGGCAGCTAAGGCTTTAGATGATAAAAAACTAGAAAACATTACAATTCTTGATTTAGACGGAGTAACAACTCTTTCAGACTATTTTTTATTGGCAACAGCATCTTCGTCTCCGCAAATGAAAGCTGGTTCTGATGCTGTTTACAAGGAATTAAAAGAAGAGGGTGTTTTACCTTATGCTGAAAATGATAATAATCCAGAGTCTGTTTGGTATTTAAGTGATTATGGTTTTTTAGTGGTGCATATTTTTACTGAAGAGGGAAGGGAGTATTATAATTTGGATAAATTATGGCATGAAGCTAAAAAGATAGATTTATTATAA
- a CDS encoding TM2 domain-containing protein — MLSNELEEQNIKETIEKDERYCSFCGKIITKHDEICEYCGARQMMYPAKKWSTCLLLFIFLWEVGAHRFYAGKPITAVLFILTIGGAGIWWIIDLIMILTKNFTDYQGRKIKS; from the coding sequence ATGTTATCAAATGAATTAGAAGAACAAAATATTAAAGAAACAATAGAAAAAGATGAAAGATACTGCAGTTTCTGCGGTAAAATAATTACCAAGCATGATGAAATATGCGAATATTGCGGGGCAAGACAAATGATGTACCCTGCTAAAAAATGGAGTACCTGCCTGCTTTTATTTATATTTTTATGGGAAGTGGGTGCTCATAGATTTTATGCGGGAAAACCAATAACAGCTGTACTATTTATTTTAACCATAGGCGGAGCTGGAATATGGTGGATAATAGACCTCATTATGATTTTAACTAAAAATTTTACAGATTATCAAGGAAGAAAAATAAAATCATAA
- the recA gene encoding recombinase RecA, whose translation MATKKKETAEVKKDGKSEAIEAITDQINKKYGPGSFMRLGSNKTVNVDVISTGALTLDHALGVGGVPRGRIIEIYGHEASGKTTLTLHIIAEAQKAGGYAAFIDAEHALDPVYASALGVDIDNLYISQPNSGEEALEILEKVVSSTAFDIVVVDSVAALVSKAELAGDIGDAHIALQARLMSHALRKLTAIISNTNTAVIFINQLRQNIATTGYGAGPTETTTGGKALKFYSSVRLDIRRTEWIKKGDETIGHKVKIKVVKNKLSSPFKVVNLEIIFGKGISSEGLLIDLAMEAKIITRSGAWFYYNGEQIAQGKEKVRELLASDPKMRMELEIQIRETLNMGGADKVKEKLAEYLEEQKNGVPKEVSKENSDDEESNESSSSKKKSKKSEEEEEANLLMSAEEAYSDDETYSDNDFEDTIVTPLKNQ comes from the coding sequence ATGGCTACTAAAAAGAAAGAAACTGCTGAAGTAAAAAAAGACGGTAAAAGTGAGGCTATTGAAGCTATTACCGACCAAATAAATAAAAAATACGGTCCGGGTTCCTTTATGAGACTTGGAAGCAATAAAACTGTTAATGTTGATGTTATATCTACTGGAGCATTAACTCTTGACCATGCTTTAGGTGTGGGCGGAGTTCCTCGCGGAAGAATTATAGAGATTTACGGTCATGAGGCTTCTGGTAAAACTACACTTACTCTTCACATTATAGCAGAAGCTCAGAAGGCTGGAGGATATGCTGCTTTTATAGATGCTGAACATGCTTTAGACCCAGTATATGCCAGTGCTTTAGGGGTAGATATTGACAATTTATATATTTCTCAGCCTAATAGCGGTGAAGAGGCTTTGGAGATATTAGAAAAAGTTGTTTCTTCTACTGCTTTTGACATAGTTGTTGTGGACTCTGTTGCTGCCCTTGTTTCTAAAGCAGAGCTTGCAGGTGATATAGGAGATGCTCATATTGCTTTACAGGCTAGACTTATGAGCCATGCTTTAAGAAAATTAACAGCTATAATAAGCAATACAAATACTGCGGTAATATTTATCAACCAATTAAGACAAAATATTGCTACTACAGGTTATGGGGCAGGTCCTACTGAAACTACTACAGGCGGTAAGGCTTTGAAATTCTATTCATCTGTTAGACTTGATATTAGAAGAACAGAATGGATTAAAAAAGGCGATGAAACTATAGGTCATAAAGTAAAAATAAAAGTTGTAAAAAATAAATTATCATCTCCATTTAAAGTTGTTAATTTAGAGATAATATTCGGTAAAGGCATATCATCTGAAGGTCTTTTAATAGATTTAGCTATGGAAGCAAAAATCATCACTAGAAGCGGTGCTTGGTTCTACTATAATGGTGAACAGATTGCTCAGGGTAAGGAGAAGGTAAGAGAACTTTTAGCATCAGATCCTAAAATGCGTATGGAGCTTGAGATACAAATTAGAGAAACATTGAATATGGGCGGAGCTGATAAGGTAAAAGAAAAACTTGCTGAGTATTTAGAAGAGCAGAAAAACGGCGTACCTAAAGAAGTATCAAAAGAAAACAGCGATGATGAAGAAAGCAATGAAAGTTCTTCTTCAAAAAAGAAAAGCAAAAAATCGGAAGAGGAAGAAGAAGCTAATCTTTTAATGAGTGCTGAAGAGGCTTATTCTGATGATGAAACTTACAGCGACAATGATTTTGAAGATACTATTGTAACACCTTTAAAAAATCAATAA